GAGGAGTTCCGAGCCAGTGACCGCAAATACAACTGGACTTTGGATGAATTAGCGAAGCTCCCAATCGAGTGGTATGGTGGGGCAGACCTTGCTAAATTACATGACCTGACCGCGGCGGCTCTGTATGGAACGTATGATGATGTTGATGTTGTAATAACTCACGCGTTTTTCCCAATTGTAGCAGCGCATACTAAAGCGGAAGAGGACAATATCCCACTCTTTGGCTGGCAGGATGACGGTTGGCTCACTATGACCAATTCTCCTGTTACCGACCACCAGACCGTTGTAAAGTGGTTCATGGGTATGCGCAAGAAGGGTTTTAACATCAAGCAAGTTGGTTTTGACCGCAAATTTGGGCGAGAGTTTTTCTTGGAGATGAAGAAGGCAAGGTTTCGGATAGAGGATACACCGCAGCTTTACCACCTTAAGTCTGAAGGTTTCCGGCACATTGAGAAAAAGGTTAAAGCAGGCAAGTTTTATTATTTGCATAGCGACGCTTATGAGTATTGCGTCCAGAACGTCCGAGCGATTGAGCAGGTTGACGATGCAGTGAAATATGAGAAAGTGTTGCCCACACAGAGGATAGACCTGTTTGATGCCTCTGTTTTTGCTTGCATGCAGATGTTAAAAAATCTAGCTAAATCTGGGACAGCTGTAAAATGGCTGAAAGGTG
This region of Desulfofalx alkaliphila DSM 12257 genomic DNA includes:
- a CDS encoding terminase TerL endonuclease subunit — encoded protein: EEFRASDRKYNWTLDELAKLPIEWYGGADLAKLHDLTAAALYGTYDDVDVVITHAFFPIVAAHTKAEEDNIPLFGWQDDGWLTMTNSPVTDHQTVVKWFMGMRKKGFNIKQVGFDRKFGREFFLEMKKARFRIEDTPQLYHLKSEGFRHIEKKVKAGKFYYLHSDAYEYCVQNVRAIEQVDDAVKYEKVLPTQRIDLFDASVFACMQMLKNLAKSGTAVKWLKGGE